The following coding sequences lie in one Saccharopolyspora hordei genomic window:
- the acs gene encoding acetate--CoA ligase, whose protein sequence is MGEYEHNELSNLLNESRTFPPSEEFAAQANASAELYEKADADREAFWAEQASQLHWETGWDQVLDWSGAPFAKWFVGGRLNVAYNCVDRHVEAGHGDRVAILWEGEPGDSRRITYAELQREVCRTANALAELGVGAGDRVAIYLPMLPEAVFAMLACARLGAMHSVVFGGFSAEALRSRVNDAQAKVVITSDGQYRRGKALPLKANVDEAVKETPSVEHVIVVRRTGGEVSWDDSRDKWWHDVVEGKPETHTPEAFDSEHPLFILYTSGTTGKPKGILHTSGGYLTQAAYTHRTVFDLKPESDVYWCTADIGWVTGHTYIVYGPLANGATQVIYEGTPNTPHEGRHWEVVAKYGVTIYYTAPTTIRTFMKWGAEIPARYDLSSLRVLGSVGEPINPEAWIWYRKHIGGDRTPIVDTWWQTETGAIMISPLPGVTSTKPGSAQRPLPGISAKVVNEAGEQVPHGSGGLLVLDKPWPSMLRGIWGDDDRYRETYWSKFADLGYYFAGDGAKYDDDGDIWLLGRVDDVMNVSGHRISTTEVESALVSHPNVAEAAVVGASDPTTGQGIVAFVILRGGVDDAASGEAALKELREHVSREIGPIAKPRQIMVVPELPKTRSGKIMRRLLRDVAENREIGDVTTLADSSVMDLISKGLKTSNDD, encoded by the coding sequence GTGGGCGAGTACGAGCACAACGAGCTCAGCAACCTGCTGAACGAGAGCAGGACGTTCCCGCCTTCGGAGGAGTTCGCCGCGCAGGCGAACGCGTCTGCCGAGTTGTACGAGAAGGCGGATGCCGATCGGGAGGCGTTCTGGGCCGAGCAGGCCTCCCAGTTGCACTGGGAGACCGGGTGGGACCAGGTCCTGGACTGGTCCGGGGCGCCGTTCGCGAAGTGGTTCGTGGGCGGCCGGTTGAACGTGGCCTACAACTGTGTGGACCGGCATGTCGAGGCCGGTCATGGTGATCGGGTGGCGATCCTGTGGGAGGGCGAGCCGGGGGACTCGCGGCGCATCACCTACGCGGAGCTGCAGCGGGAGGTGTGCCGGACCGCGAACGCGCTGGCCGAGCTGGGTGTGGGTGCGGGTGACCGGGTGGCGATCTACCTGCCGATGCTGCCGGAGGCGGTGTTCGCGATGCTGGCGTGCGCCCGGTTGGGTGCGATGCACAGCGTCGTCTTCGGCGGGTTCTCCGCGGAGGCGCTGCGCTCCCGGGTCAACGACGCCCAGGCCAAGGTGGTCATCACCTCCGACGGGCAGTACCGGCGCGGCAAGGCGCTGCCGCTGAAGGCCAACGTGGACGAGGCGGTCAAGGAGACCCCGAGCGTGGAGCACGTGATCGTGGTCCGCCGCACCGGCGGTGAGGTCTCCTGGGACGACTCCCGCGACAAGTGGTGGCACGACGTGGTGGAGGGCAAGCCGGAGACGCACACGCCGGAGGCCTTCGACTCCGAGCACCCGCTGTTCATCCTCTACACCTCGGGCACCACCGGCAAGCCCAAGGGCATCCTGCACACCTCCGGCGGGTACCTGACCCAGGCCGCCTACACCCACCGCACCGTGTTCGACCTCAAGCCCGAGAGCGACGTCTACTGGTGCACCGCTGACATCGGCTGGGTGACCGGCCACACCTACATCGTCTACGGGCCGCTGGCCAACGGCGCCACGCAGGTGATCTACGAGGGCACGCCGAACACCCCGCACGAGGGCCGCCACTGGGAGGTCGTGGCCAAGTACGGCGTCACGATCTACTACACCGCGCCGACCACGATCCGCACGTTCATGAAGTGGGGTGCGGAGATCCCCGCCCGCTACGACCTGTCCAGCCTGCGGGTGCTGGGCAGCGTGGGTGAGCCGATCAACCCCGAGGCCTGGATCTGGTACCGCAAGCACATCGGTGGCGACCGCACGCCGATCGTCGACACCTGGTGGCAGACCGAGACCGGCGCGATCATGATCTCGCCGCTGCCCGGTGTCACCTCCACCAAGCCGGGCTCGGCGCAGCGGCCGCTGCCGGGCATCTCGGCGAAGGTCGTCAACGAGGCCGGCGAGCAGGTGCCCCACGGCAGCGGCGGGCTGCTGGTGCTGGACAAGCCCTGGCCGTCGATGCTGCGCGGCATCTGGGGCGACGACGACCGCTACCGCGAGACCTACTGGTCGAAGTTCGCCGACCTCGGCTACTACTTCGCCGGTGACGGCGCCAAGTACGACGACGACGGCGACATCTGGCTGCTGGGCCGGGTCGACGACGTCATGAACGTCTCCGGGCACCGCATCTCCACCACCGAGGTCGAGTCCGCCCTGGTGTCGCACCCCAACGTCGCCGAGGCCGCGGTGGTCGGCGCCTCCGACCCCACCACCGGGCAGGGCATCGTCGCGTTCGTGATCCTGCGCGGCGGCGTCGACGACGCCGCTTCCGGCGAGGCCGCCCTCAAGGAGCTGCGCGAGCACGTCTCCCGCGAGATCGGCCCGATCGCCAAGCCGCGCCAGATCATGGTCGTGCCCGAGCTGCCCAAGACCCGCTCCGGCAAGATCATGCGGCGCCTGCTCCGCGACGTCGCCGAGAACCGCGAGATCGGTGACGTCACCACGCTGGCCGACTCCAGCGTCATGGACCTCATCTCCAAAGGCCTGAAGACCAGCAACGACGACTGA
- a CDS encoding VWA domain-containing protein → MESAVHRFVRLLRLCGLRISVSEATDAMRCAAQPGMLGSREALHDALSVALVKDRRDQEVFDEVFAAFFSLRAVGTDPQPPPEPEARTGPGDPGSFAAAEEAADAPELGGSGTASTDIGDHFDPDHRTQRNDLDEDSAEVNLASMTDEVVFSTDGSGAVLGAMPSFQLETERLPGAGVPGQLAEHTGRRLDAQLSAAEERALLDWLAGEEDADETAAARGQLTGVLENLPDLLKRHLAEVAALVAGEISGPVEHVDEQERRQLEESLHRIAHSLRGARTSRHRTTPRGRVHPARTMRRNMRYDGVPFRPVTTTRAEDKPRLVVLTDVSLSVRSTARFTLHLVHGLQSLFGQVRTFAFVDEPVEITDLFADHPLERALGLVFDGLPRGGVLDVDGNSDYGATFGTFLDEHSGALDRRTTVLVLGDARGNGNHPNSEAFAEIARRVRETIWLTPEPRYSWPLGKCDLPLYEEHCDRVHVVRDLSGLERAARAMAVEVTGR, encoded by the coding sequence ATGGAATCCGCGGTGCACCGGTTCGTCCGCCTCCTCCGGCTGTGCGGCCTGCGCATCTCGGTGTCCGAAGCCACCGACGCGATGCGCTGCGCCGCCCAGCCCGGCATGCTCGGCAGCCGGGAGGCGCTGCACGACGCGCTCAGCGTCGCCCTCGTCAAGGACCGCCGTGACCAGGAGGTCTTCGACGAGGTGTTCGCCGCGTTCTTCTCCCTGCGCGCTGTCGGCACGGACCCGCAGCCCCCGCCGGAACCGGAGGCCCGCACCGGCCCCGGGGACCCGGGGTCCTTCGCGGCCGCCGAGGAAGCGGCGGACGCCCCGGAACTGGGCGGCTCCGGCACCGCCTCCACCGACATCGGCGACCACTTCGACCCCGACCACCGCACGCAGCGCAACGACCTGGACGAGGACAGTGCGGAGGTCAACCTCGCGTCGATGACCGACGAAGTCGTCTTCTCCACCGACGGCAGCGGTGCGGTGCTCGGGGCGATGCCCTCCTTCCAGCTGGAGACCGAGCGGCTGCCCGGGGCAGGAGTTCCGGGGCAGCTCGCCGAGCACACCGGCCGCCGGCTCGACGCCCAGCTGTCCGCCGCCGAGGAGCGAGCGCTGCTGGACTGGCTGGCCGGCGAGGAGGACGCCGACGAGACCGCGGCCGCGCGCGGCCAGCTCACCGGTGTCCTCGAGAACCTCCCCGACCTGCTCAAGCGCCACCTCGCCGAGGTCGCTGCGCTGGTCGCCGGGGAGATCAGCGGCCCGGTGGAGCACGTCGACGAGCAGGAACGCCGGCAGCTGGAGGAGTCGCTGCACCGCATCGCCCACAGCCTGCGCGGCGCACGGACCAGCCGGCACCGCACCACCCCCCGCGGCCGGGTGCACCCGGCCCGCACGATGCGGCGGAACATGCGCTACGACGGCGTCCCGTTCCGCCCGGTCACCACCACCCGCGCCGAGGACAAGCCGCGGCTCGTGGTGCTGACCGACGTCTCGCTGTCGGTGCGGTCGACCGCCCGGTTCACCCTCCACCTGGTGCACGGGCTCCAGTCGCTGTTCGGGCAGGTCCGCACGTTCGCCTTCGTCGACGAACCCGTCGAGATCACCGACCTGTTCGCCGACCACCCGCTGGAGCGCGCGCTCGGGCTCGTCTTCGACGGTCTGCCCCGCGGCGGGGTGCTCGACGTCGACGGCAACTCCGACTACGGGGCCACGTTCGGCACCTTCCTGGACGAGCACAGCGGCGCGCTGGACCGGCGCACCACCGTCCTGGTGCTCGGCGACGCGCGGGGCAACGGCAACCACCCGAACTCCGAAGCGTTCGCCGAGATCGCCAGACGGGTCCGGGAAACCATCTGGCTCACCCCCGAACCCCGGTACTCGTGGCCGCTCGGGAAGTGCGACCTCCCGCTGTACGAGGAGCACTGCGACCGAGTGCACGTCGTGCGTGACCTGTCCGGTCTGGAGCGCGCAGCGCGGGCGATGGCGGTGGAGGTGACCGGGCGGTGA
- a CDS encoding MadR family response regulator transcription factor — MEVDEEVPARRADRTGASQHVRIVLVDDHAIVRHGLRSILEREDDLQVVGEAATAAEALAVVARTRPHIVLLDLKLSSGDDTEGLVLCEELTRQHPDLGVLVLTTFLDGGLVVDAIHRGARGYVVKDVDTTELVSSIRAVARRESSFDSRSAAAMVQSMNAPASGPSLTERELNVLRELARGLSNRDIGSKLFISETTVKFHVRNIMRKLAAASRAEAVYEASKRGLI, encoded by the coding sequence ATCGAAGTGGACGAGGAAGTCCCGGCGCGGCGTGCCGACCGGACCGGCGCCTCGCAGCACGTGCGCATCGTGCTGGTCGACGACCACGCGATCGTCCGGCACGGCCTGCGGTCGATCCTGGAGCGCGAGGACGACCTGCAGGTGGTCGGGGAGGCGGCGACCGCGGCCGAGGCCTTGGCGGTCGTGGCGCGGACCCGTCCGCACATCGTCCTGCTGGACCTCAAGCTGTCCAGCGGGGACGACACCGAGGGGCTGGTGCTGTGCGAGGAGCTCACCCGCCAGCACCCGGACCTCGGGGTGCTGGTGCTGACGACGTTCCTGGACGGCGGTCTGGTGGTCGACGCGATCCACCGGGGCGCCCGCGGTTACGTGGTGAAGGACGTCGACACCACGGAGCTGGTCAGCTCGATCCGGGCGGTGGCGCGGCGGGAGAGCTCGTTCGACTCGCGGTCCGCGGCGGCGATGGTCCAGTCCATGAACGCACCGGCGAGCGGACCGTCCCTCACCGAGCGGGAGCTCAACGTGCTCCGAGAGCTGGCGCGCGGGCTGAGCAACCGCGACATCGGGAGCAAGCTGTTCATCTCGGAGACCACGGTCAAGTTCCACGTCCGCAACATCATGCGCAAGCTCGCAGCGGCCAGCCGGGCCGAGGCCGTGTACGAGGCGAGCAAGCGGGGGCTGATCTGA
- a CDS encoding MadS family sensor histidine kinase yields MSDERSTPARADLGALTGLRSGKRSFYPEYVRSAERLEHAVQALDRISRALVRTVEGPRTLVEAVVRAAAEHLQADWLLLAIADGALRAARPRFLLLRGGELIDDEDRLPTVVGEQLDAVRSRPWEVAREPRGPGWVRAPMTLDGEPVGGIVGWPGSEVPVADTDLAILRVLANQAAVALHNSFLFHAAAQLRGRTEQLSEAAAKQARDLAARNAELQETQRRLVEAMQRQALDDERHRIARELHDTVTQYVLSAGMTIEVCRSDLERMGPEARSVAERLAPARDLTQQAVERLRAAIYALHHSSDEPPGSLPVLLKQLSTVHLPSDLKVEVRVAGAPAPLPPEAENSILRLTGEALFNTVAHAQATRSLVHLVYRSDHLRLTVSDDGIGDPATLRRSLRLSSAADLAGRHRGLANMAARARELGGTLTIRRSRLGGISLQLRVPLPAPTSSEVTE; encoded by the coding sequence ATGTCCGACGAGCGGAGCACCCCGGCCCGGGCCGACCTGGGCGCGCTCACCGGGTTGCGCTCGGGGAAGCGCTCGTTCTACCCGGAGTACGTCCGCTCGGCCGAACGGCTGGAACACGCGGTGCAGGCGCTCGACCGGATCTCCCGCGCGCTCGTCCGCACCGTCGAGGGGCCGCGCACTCTCGTCGAGGCGGTGGTCCGGGCAGCCGCGGAGCACCTGCAGGCGGACTGGCTGCTGCTGGCGATCGCCGATGGTGCGCTGCGCGCCGCGCGGCCCAGGTTCCTGCTGCTGCGCGGCGGGGAACTGATCGACGACGAGGACAGGCTGCCGACGGTGGTCGGCGAGCAGCTCGACGCGGTGCGGTCGCGCCCGTGGGAGGTCGCGCGGGAGCCGCGCGGACCCGGGTGGGTGCGCGCGCCGATGACCCTGGACGGCGAACCGGTCGGCGGGATCGTGGGCTGGCCGGGCAGCGAGGTGCCCGTCGCGGACACCGACCTCGCCATCCTCCGGGTGCTGGCCAACCAGGCCGCCGTCGCGCTGCACAACTCCTTCCTCTTCCACGCCGCCGCGCAGCTGCGCGGGCGCACCGAGCAGCTCTCCGAGGCCGCCGCGAAGCAAGCGCGCGACCTGGCCGCCCGCAACGCCGAGCTCCAGGAGACCCAGCGGCGCCTCGTCGAGGCGATGCAGCGCCAAGCGCTCGACGACGAGCGGCACCGCATCGCGCGGGAACTGCACGACACGGTCACCCAGTACGTGCTCAGCGCCGGCATGACCATCGAGGTGTGCCGGTCCGACCTGGAGCGGATGGGCCCCGAGGCCCGGAGCGTCGCGGAACGGCTGGCCCCGGCGCGGGACCTCACCCAGCAGGCCGTCGAGCGGCTCCGCGCGGCGATCTACGCGTTGCACCACAGCTCCGACGAACCCCCGGGTTCGCTGCCGGTGCTGCTGAAGCAGCTGTCCACGGTCCACCTGCCCAGCGATCTGAAGGTCGAGGTGCGCGTGGCCGGCGCGCCGGCGCCGCTGCCGCCGGAAGCCGAGAACTCGATCCTCCGGCTGACCGGAGAGGCGCTGTTCAACACCGTCGCGCACGCCCAGGCGACCCGGTCGCTGGTGCACCTGGTCTACCGGAGCGACCACTTGCGACTCACGGTGTCCGACGACGGGATCGGCGATCCGGCGACGCTGCGGCGATCGCTGCGGCTGTCCTCGGCGGCGGACCTGGCCGGACGGCACCGCGGGCTGGCCAACATGGCGGCGCGGGCCCGCGAGCTGGGCGGAACGCTGACGATCCGGCGCTCCAGGCTGGGCGGGATCTCCTTGCAGCTGCGCGTCCCGCTGCCCGCGCCGACGTCTTCGGAGGTGACCGAGTGA
- a CDS encoding iron-containing alcohol dehydrogenase, with protein MTVGSRVPRPQVDSVPGAELPGPQAAGERPVRRAEHADWLAKFHVPEIVFGPGALAELGHCARRLGARRPFLVTDPGLTEARWAAEAAGHLRQVGLSAVVWDAVTPNPKDHEVEAAYERYVDSGSDVIIGVGGGSVIDAAKGVAILSGNGGRILDYEGVDKVVHPIPPLVMAPSTSGSGADVSQFAIITDTAAATKITILSRTLVPDISVVDPRLLVTMPDWLNAATGLDALTHAVESFVSRAHNTLTDQHSLHAAHLITNNLARTMFRPTEAEPRVAMAQGALEAGMAFTNAILGATHAMSHQVGGLLDAPHGVINGVLLPHVIRFNAETNPERYVPLAAVVGIETTGVPARDVAYALADRVRVLADVVGVPRGLRSLGVTEVDIPLLTRGTLKDACLTTNPRDASAADIEDLFRAAL; from the coding sequence ATGACCGTGGGAAGCCGCGTGCCCCGTCCGCAGGTCGACTCGGTCCCAGGGGCCGAGCTCCCGGGGCCGCAGGCCGCCGGGGAACGTCCGGTGCGGCGTGCGGAGCACGCCGACTGGCTCGCCAAGTTCCACGTCCCGGAGATCGTCTTCGGCCCCGGCGCCCTGGCCGAGCTCGGGCACTGCGCCCGGCGGCTGGGCGCGCGGCGGCCGTTCCTCGTGACCGATCCAGGTCTCACCGAAGCTCGCTGGGCGGCGGAAGCGGCCGGTCACCTCCGGCAGGTGGGGCTGTCCGCGGTCGTGTGGGACGCCGTCACGCCCAACCCGAAGGACCACGAGGTCGAGGCCGCCTACGAGCGCTACGTGGACAGCGGCAGCGACGTGATCATCGGCGTCGGCGGGGGATCGGTGATCGACGCGGCCAAGGGCGTGGCGATCCTGTCCGGCAACGGCGGTCGGATCCTCGACTACGAGGGCGTGGACAAGGTGGTGCACCCGATCCCGCCGCTGGTGATGGCCCCGTCCACCTCCGGCAGCGGTGCGGACGTGTCGCAGTTCGCGATCATCACCGACACGGCCGCCGCCACCAAGATCACCATCCTCAGCAGGACGCTCGTCCCGGACATCTCCGTGGTGGACCCGCGGCTGCTGGTCACGATGCCGGATTGGCTGAACGCCGCGACCGGGCTGGACGCGCTCACGCACGCCGTCGAGTCCTTCGTCTCGCGCGCTCACAACACGCTCACCGACCAGCACTCCCTGCACGCCGCGCACTTGATCACCAACAACCTCGCGCGCACCATGTTCCGGCCGACCGAGGCGGAACCGCGCGTGGCGATGGCGCAGGGCGCGCTGGAAGCGGGGATGGCGTTCACCAACGCGATCCTCGGCGCCACGCACGCGATGAGCCACCAGGTGGGCGGCCTGCTGGACGCCCCGCACGGCGTGATCAACGGCGTGCTGCTGCCGCACGTGATCCGGTTCAACGCCGAGACGAACCCCGAGCGCTACGTGCCGCTGGCGGCGGTGGTCGGCATCGAGACCACGGGGGTGCCGGCTCGCGACGTGGCGTACGCGCTGGCCGATCGCGTCCGGGTGCTCGCCGACGTCGTCGGCGTTCCGCGCGGGCTGCGCTCGCTGGGCGTGACCGAAGTGGACATACCGCTGCTGACCAGGGGCACCTTGAAGGACGCCTGCCTGACGACCAACCCCCGAGACGCTTCGGCAGCCGACATCGAGGACTTGTTCCGGGCGGCGCTGTGA
- a CDS encoding AAA family ATPase, translated as MPDTTPQPSAGAPFASVEEVIAKFAECGYIADRRLATTVLLQSRLDKPLLLEGPAGVGKTELAKKLAEVTGRRLLRLQCYEGQDESKALYEWDYGKQLLYTQLLRDKIGEIIADAPDLDAAVARISAQDSVFFSDRFLAPRPLLEAIRGAQPAVLLVDEVDRADEALEAVLLECLAEFQVSIPEIGTFTAATPPYVVLTSNNTRDLSAALKRRCLHLFLDYPDHERELEIVRSKRTGLPEELARQLVAVVRRLRELTLRKAPSISETVDWARTLAVLGTDELDERVLSETLNVVVKYERDLHRALEALPRLVDPDQQVPESAEAAPPHHAGDEVDGRAVRAAKDLPGRFDDAYYGARGTAARPPQRATGQGHRAFSAVTRRRA; from the coding sequence CTGCTCCAGTCCAGGTTGGACAAACCGCTGCTGCTGGAGGGGCCGGCCGGGGTCGGCAAGACCGAACTGGCCAAGAAGCTCGCCGAGGTCACCGGCCGTCGGCTGCTGCGCCTCCAGTGCTACGAGGGGCAGGACGAGAGCAAGGCGCTCTACGAGTGGGACTACGGCAAGCAGCTGCTCTACACCCAGCTGTTGCGGGACAAGATCGGCGAGATCATCGCCGACGCACCGGACCTGGACGCGGCGGTGGCCCGCATCAGTGCCCAGGACAGCGTGTTCTTCTCCGACCGGTTCCTGGCACCCCGCCCCCTGCTGGAAGCGATCCGCGGTGCGCAACCGGCGGTGCTGCTCGTCGACGAGGTGGACCGGGCCGACGAGGCGCTGGAGGCGGTGCTGCTGGAATGCCTGGCGGAGTTCCAGGTGTCCATCCCCGAGATCGGCACCTTCACCGCGGCCACACCCCCGTACGTGGTGCTGACCTCGAACAACACCCGCGACCTGTCCGCGGCGCTGAAACGGCGGTGCCTGCACCTGTTCCTGGACTACCCCGACCACGAGCGGGAGCTGGAGATCGTCCGGTCCAAGCGCACCGGCCTGCCGGAGGAGCTGGCGCGGCAGCTGGTGGCCGTGGTCCGCCGGCTGCGCGAGCTCACACTGCGCAAAGCCCCGAGCATCTCCGAGACCGTCGACTGGGCGCGCACGTTGGCCGTGCTCGGCACCGACGAGCTCGACGAGCGGGTGCTGTCGGAAACCCTGAACGTGGTGGTGAAGTACGAGCGCGACCTGCACCGAGCGCTGGAGGCCCTCCCTCGCCTGGTAGACCCGGACCAGCAGGTCCCGGAGAGCGCGGAAGCTGCTCCCCCGCACCACGCCGGCGACGAGGTCGACGGCCGGGCGGTCCGGGCCGCGAAGGACCTGCCCGGACGCTTCGACGACGCCTACTACGGCGCCCGGGGCACCGCAGCCCGTCCGCCGCAGCGGGCGACCGGCCAGGGCCACCGCGCGTTCAGCGCCGTCACCCGGCGCCGCGCCTGA
- a CDS encoding GAF domain-containing protein has protein sequence MPLDEECGTSQLLADPIEYASLLERVWDAVLQGGRAPMRPRPLVSESWHRSLAARVDPDAREAPVLWDSAEVRDIRADHPLAPVIPVLRHTLLDVADEAVHVMIVTDRDGLILWREGNADVARRADRVRLAEGTRWSEDAIGTNAMGTALAVRKPVQIYSAEHLVRTYHDWTCAASPIHDPDTGDLLGSVDISGPLRTVHPAMVSLVSAAAQLAESHLRAQLAVRDERLRAKNLPHLRSLRGEEGALLTPTGRVLATEPGARSCLPDRIDVSTGRGRVLLPDGREAVLERLAEGYLLRLPATARRHRRPRPALSLSFLDPSGPRAVLDGREVPLTTRHAEILALLAMRPNGLTADQLALQLYGERGNPVTARAEIHRLRTHLGERVISTRPYRLEASVDADFLSARAALRAGDVATAVRRYRGPLLGCSEAPAIRDERAELFAALRGAALSHPDVEPLWTLFCRQPEDDLEVLDQLARRLPQHDPRRHDVTARMQRILLEEAPLA, from the coding sequence GTGCCCCTCGACGAAGAGTGCGGGACCTCGCAACTGCTCGCCGACCCGATCGAGTACGCCTCGCTGCTGGAGCGGGTGTGGGACGCGGTGTTGCAGGGCGGGCGCGCGCCGATGCGCCCCAGACCGCTGGTCTCCGAGTCCTGGCACCGCTCGCTCGCCGCGCGGGTCGACCCGGACGCGCGGGAGGCGCCCGTGCTGTGGGACTCCGCCGAGGTGCGCGACATCCGTGCCGACCACCCGCTCGCGCCGGTCATCCCCGTGCTGCGGCACACCCTCCTCGACGTCGCCGACGAAGCGGTGCACGTCATGATCGTCACCGACCGGGACGGCCTGATCCTGTGGCGCGAGGGCAACGCGGACGTCGCCCGCCGGGCCGACCGGGTGCGGCTCGCCGAAGGCACCCGGTGGTCGGAGGACGCCATCGGCACCAACGCGATGGGCACGGCGCTCGCGGTGCGGAAGCCGGTGCAGATCTACTCGGCGGAGCACCTGGTCCGGACCTACCACGACTGGACCTGCGCGGCGAGCCCCATCCACGACCCGGACACCGGTGACCTGCTCGGCTCGGTGGACATCAGCGGCCCGCTGCGCACCGTCCACCCCGCGATGGTCTCGCTGGTCAGCGCCGCCGCCCAGCTCGCGGAGAGCCACCTCCGCGCCCAGCTCGCCGTCCGCGACGAGCGGTTGCGCGCCAAGAACCTGCCGCACCTGCGGAGCCTGCGCGGCGAGGAGGGCGCGCTGCTCACCCCGACCGGTCGCGTGCTGGCGACCGAGCCCGGGGCGCGCTCGTGCCTGCCGGACCGCATCGACGTGAGCACCGGCCGGGGCCGCGTGCTGCTCCCGGACGGCCGGGAAGCCGTGCTGGAACGCCTCGCCGAGGGGTACCTGCTGCGCCTGCCCGCGACCGCCCGGCGCCACCGGAGGCCGCGGCCGGCGCTCTCGCTGTCCTTCCTCGACCCCTCCGGACCGCGAGCGGTGCTGGACGGGCGGGAGGTGCCGCTCACCACGCGGCACGCCGAGATCCTCGCCCTGCTGGCGATGCGCCCCAACGGGCTCACCGCGGACCAGCTGGCCCTCCAGCTCTACGGCGAGCGCGGCAACCCGGTGACCGCCCGCGCGGAGATCCACCGGCTGCGCACCCACCTCGGCGAGCGCGTGATCAGCACTCGGCCCTACCGCCTCGAGGCCTCGGTCGACGCCGACTTCCTGTCCGCGCGGGCGGCGCTGCGCGCGGGAGACGTCGCGACCGCGGTCCGGCGCTACCGGGGACCGCTGCTGGGGTGCAGCGAAGCCCCGGCCATCCGCGACGAGCGGGCGGAGCTGTTCGCCGCGCTGCGCGGGGCGGCGCTGTCCCACCCCGACGTCGAGCCACTGTGGACGCTGTTCTGCCGCCAGCCCGAGGACGACCTGGAAGTGCTCGACCAGCTCGCGCGCCGGCTCCCCCAGCACGACCCGCGCAGGCACGACGTGACGGCCCGGATGCAGCGCATCCTCCTCGAGGAGGCACCGCTGGCCTGA
- the mftM gene encoding mycofactocin oligosaccharide methyltransferase MftM, translated as MSAPDPVRTARRAMDPLAPRSEHRTDPLIRVVRSRGAPPGRGAPVTRTRHFWLHRHGDRVEVFHRIGPEQLDNDLAGILAEELFAPGWLSGAETFEVVFAELVRSVIDDPLQAWTTFYANTLARIEECWERPPAGPAPSSTADFAPVYRRAVRLVPPGRVLDVGSCFGFLPLLLVERGRHSVIASDLAPGSMRLLGAVARERGQRLRTLVCDAAQVPLPDRSVDAVTVIHLLEHLEPARGEAVLAEALRLARRRVVVAVPFEDEPTAAYGHVRTFTRRDLVELGRATGFPFEVDEHHGGWLVVDTGA; from the coding sequence GTGAGCGCTCCCGACCCGGTGCGGACCGCACGGCGCGCGATGGACCCGCTCGCCCCGCGCTCGGAACACCGCACCGACCCGCTGATCAGGGTGGTCCGGAGCCGCGGTGCACCGCCCGGCCGCGGTGCGCCGGTGACCCGGACCCGGCACTTCTGGCTGCACCGGCACGGCGACCGCGTCGAGGTCTTCCACCGGATCGGCCCCGAGCAGCTGGACAACGACCTCGCCGGCATCCTCGCCGAGGAGCTGTTCGCGCCCGGTTGGCTCAGCGGCGCGGAGACGTTCGAGGTCGTCTTCGCCGAGCTGGTCCGCTCCGTCATCGACGACCCGCTCCAGGCCTGGACGACCTTCTACGCCAACACCCTGGCCCGCATCGAGGAGTGCTGGGAGCGGCCTCCGGCGGGTCCCGCACCGTCGTCGACAGCCGACTTCGCCCCGGTCTACCGCCGGGCCGTGCGACTGGTGCCGCCAGGCCGGGTGCTGGACGTGGGGTCCTGCTTCGGGTTCCTGCCGCTCCTGCTGGTCGAGCGCGGTCGGCACTCGGTGATCGCCTCGGACCTGGCACCGGGCAGCATGCGGCTGCTCGGCGCCGTCGCCCGGGAACGCGGACAACGACTGCGCACGCTGGTGTGCGACGCCGCCCAGGTGCCGTTGCCCGACCGGTCGGTGGACGCGGTCACGGTGATCCACCTGTTGGAACACCTGGAACCGGCGCGGGGCGAGGCGGTGCTCGCCGAGGCGCTGCGGCTGGCCCGCCGCCGGGTCGTGGTCGCCGTGCCCTTCGAGGACGAGCCGACCGCCGCCTACGGGCACGTGCGCACGTTCACCCGCCGGGACCTGGTCGAGCTCGGGCGCGCCACGGGGTTCCCGTTCGAGGTCGACGAACACCACGGCGGCTGGCTGGTCGTCGACACCGGGGCCTGA